One Acropora palmata chromosome 2, jaAcrPala1.3, whole genome shotgun sequence genomic window carries:
- the LOC141874123 gene encoding adenosine receptor A2a-like, translated as MNNTRAIAGTNPAISFYHLSKAEGIAFASVFIVVSFFIVAGNFLTIVLFTLNKRLRKRSLFLVMNMAVSDLLLGAVPLPIFIFVNGDYLRHKKVKTKQNFYFSHIFVDTFLSQASLISAVFISLERFHAICWPFRHRVLSMRTYKIGIFSTWALASLVSSILTLLVWFRAVKSSIYFWMAYAVAILLVVCGCNIGIWRKSRRKSRIVSSRNRLNMERLTYTLLFVSFLALVCWIPLVIINYLTYVFELSGTWLSFASITANFLNYFNSCVNPMVYAYRVPEFRQASRLCCFDKREQVERSEWRNTVPTFQVRNNQLMETEL; from the coding sequence ATGAATAACACAAGAGCTATCGCCGGAACGAATCCAGCTATTTCTTTCTATCATCTTTCTAAGGCAGAGGGCATCGCATTTGCTAGCGTTTTTATTGTGGTAAGCTTCTTCATCGTCGCTGGAAACTTTCTGACAATTGTACTATTTACATTAAACAAAAGACTTCGCAAGAGAAGTCTTTTCTTGGTTATGAACATGGCGGTTTCTGATCTTTTGTTGGGAGCTGTACCGTTacctattttcatttttgttaacGGGGATTATTTAAGACACAAGAAAGTGAAAacgaagcaaaatttttatttctctcaTATTTTTGTCGACACCTTTCTCTCGCAAGCATCGCTTATATCTGCTGTTTTCATCTCATTGGAGAGGTTTCACGCAATCTGTTGGCCTTTTAGACACCGAGTACTATCCATGCGAACGTATAAGATTGGTATTTTTAGTACCTGGGCACTTGCTTCCTTGGTCTCCTCGATTCTCACCTTATTGGTTTGGTTTAGGGCTGTAAAAAGttccatttatttttggaTGGCTTATGCTGTGGCTATTTTATTGGTTGTCTGTGGTTGTAACATCGGCATTTGGAGGAAATCTCGTCGAAAATCCAGAATTGTTTCGTCGCGTAATAGGCTCAACATGGAAAGGCTGACTTATACCTTACTATTTGTGTCTTTTcttgcattggtttgctggaTCCCTTTAgttatcattaattatttaacTTACGTTTTTGAACTCTCGGGGACATGGCTCTCGTTTGCAAGTATCACCGCCAACTTCCTTAACTACTTTAATTCATGTGTAAATCCAATGGTGTACGCATATAGAGTTCCTGAGTTTAGGCAAGCATCACGTTTATGCTGTTTCGACAAAAGGGAACAAGTTGAGAGAAGTGAGTGGAGAAACACGGTGCCCACTTTTCAAGTGCGAAACAACCAACTCATGGAAACCGAACTGTGA